The Haloterrigena turkmenica DSM 5511 genome includes the window CGCCTCGCCGCGGTCGGCCTGCCCAGTGCGGACGCCGAGCCGACGGACGACCCGTCCGCCTCGAGCGACGCGGTCACCCAGTGCCGCGAGCTTCGCCTCGAGCCGGGGACCGACGTCCACGTCTTCGGCGGTTCCGTCGTCGACGATGCTCGAGACCGCACGGACGACGCGCTCGTCACCGTCGGCGGCGACGACTGGTTCGAGGTGTCCGCCGGCGAGCGGTCGACGGTGATCCCGGATCGCCAGCGGTCGGGCTCGCTCTACGTGATCTTCGGCGGGCTGCTCGCGATTCCGGGGCTGGGCTTTACGCTCGCCGGGCTCGTCGGCCTGGCGTCGACGTTCCTGCTCTGACCCTCGATGGACGCACCGTCTAGCGTCTGGTCCCACTGCTCTCGGTATATACAACCCGGCCCCTCTTCAGGACGGGACCTCTTGCTCTCACATGGTTGGGCCACAAGAAGCAGACGAAACTGCGAACACCGTCTTCGAGATCCTCTCACACCAGCGTCGTCGCTACGCCCTTGAGTGTCTTCGCGAGTACGAGAACCCGCTTCCGTTGGCCGATCTGGCCGACGAAGTCGCCGTCCGGGAGTACGACGCGTCGCTCCCAGAGATCTCCGCCGAAACGGTGAAGCGAGTCTACCTCTCCCTGTATCATACCCACGTTCCGAAACTGGCGGCCGCGGAGTACGTTCGGTACAGCCAGGATCGAGATACGGTGACGCTGAGAGTGCACAGCGAGCAGGCCGAGCACCTCCGAGCGCAACTCGAGAGCAGCCGACCCGTTACGAACTGACGACCGACTCCCCCGCTCGTTTCAGGCTAGTCCGATCTCCTCGCTGTAGGCGCCGTGCTGGTCCTCGAAGACCTGCATGATCTCGCCCATCGTCGCGTACGCTTTCACCGCGTCGACGATGTACGGCATCGTGTTCTCACCGCGCTCGCTCGCCTCGCGGAGATTCTCGAGTGCCTCCTCGACGGCCGCGTCGTCGCGGTCGGCCTTGACGTCCTCGAGGCGTGCGAGCTGCCGTTCGGCCGTCGTCTCGTCGATCTTAAGGGTGTCGGGGCTGGTGTCCTCCTCGAGCGTGTATTTGTTGACGCCGACGACGACCTCCTCGCCGCGCTCGACGCGCTCCTGGTACTCGTAGGAGGCGTCTTGAATCTCCCGCAGGAAGTAGCCGTCCTCGATGCCCTTCAGGATGCCGTCCCGGACGGAGCCGTCGCCCATCTCGCGGATCTCCTCGAGGTAGCGCATGGCGCGTTGCTCGGTCTCGTCGGTGAGCGCCTCGACGGCGAAACTGCCGCCCATCGGGTCGACGATGTCCGCCGCGCCGGACTCCTCGGCGATGATCTGCTGGGTGCGCAGGGCGACCCGGACCGCCTTCTCGCTCGGTAGCGCCAGCGCCTCGTCGAAGCTGTTGGTGTGCAGCGACTGCGTGCCGCCCAGTACCCCCGCAAGCGCCTGGATCGTCACTCGGACGACGTTGTTTAGCGGCTGCTGGGCCGTCAGCGACTGGCCGGCGGTCTGGGTGTGGAACTTGAGCCGTTTGGACTCGTCTGCCTCGGCGTCGTACCAGTCGTCCATCACCCGCGAGTAGATCCGTCTAGCTGCCCGATACTTCGCGATCTCCTCGAAGAAGGAGTTGTGGCAGTTGAAGAAAAAGGAGAGCCGCGGCGCGAACGCGTCGACGTCGAGTCCCCGCTCCATCGCGTCCTCGACGTAGGCGAAGCCGTCCGCGAGGGTGAAGGCCAGCTCCTGGACGGCGGTCGAACCGGCCTCCCGGATGTGATAGCCCGAGACCGAGATGGGGTGGAACTTCGGCGTCTCCTCGGTGCTGAACTCGACGACGTCCGTCACGAGATCGAGCGACGGCTCCGGGGGGATCACCCACTCCTTCTGGGCGATGAACTCCTTGAACATGTCGTTCTGGAGGGTCCCGCGCAGTTCCTCTCGGGGAACGCCCCGCTGGTCGGCCAGCGCGACGTACATCGCGTAGATCACCGGCGCGGAGGGGTTGATCGTAAACGAGGTCGAGATCTCGGCCAGATCGATCCCGTCGAAGAGAATCTCCATATCGCGGAGCGTGTCGACGGCGACGCCCTCCCGGCCGATCTCGCCCTCGCTCATCGGGTCGTCCGAGTCCAGCCCCATCAGGGAGGGCATGTCGAACGCCGTCGAGAGGCCGGTCTGGCCCTCGTCGATTAGGTAGTGAAAGCGCTCGTTGGTCTCCTCTGCCGTCCCGAAGCCAGCGAACTGGCGCATCGTCCACGTCCGACCGCGGTACATCGTCGGGTACGGTCCGCGGGTATAGGGCTCCTCGCCCGGAAAGCCGAGGTCCTCGAGATAGTCGAGGTCGGCGACGTCATCGGGGGTGTAGAGCCGGTCGACCTCGTGGTTCGAGACGGTCGCGAACCGCTCGCTGCGCTCGCCGTGGACGTCGAGGGCTGGCTCGAGCGTCTCCCGTTCCCACTCGTCGGTGGCCTCCCGGATCGACTCGAGGTCCTCCTCGTCGTACATACGCACACGATTTGCCGGACGCGGCATTAAGGATTCCGGGGAATGGTAGCGTGTGACGAAGGACGATCGCGACAGCGGCTAGCCAACAGATCGGTTCGGTCCCGGGAGGACCGATCAGGCGAAACTCCGAAATTCGGTCCCACCGCAGCCACAGCGGTCACCCATTCCGATCAGGAAGACCGCGCCGTCGTCCCCGATTTCGGCCGTGAAGATGGACTGACAGTCGCCACACCGAACAGCGGTCTTCCGCTGGACGTTTGCGCGTTTCATCGTATCCGTTCGGAGGGACCAGTCGGGGTTGAACCCGTCTCCAAACTACAGTGGGTCCGCGCTCAGCGGAGCGAGATTCGGGGCAGTTCGGTCGGCAGGCGGACGCCCGCTACTGCTCGGCTATCCACTCCAGTGCGTCCGCGTCGCTCGTGAACGTGCGGTACTCGAATTCGGGATCGATTTCGTTCAGTTTCGTCTCGACGCGTCCCATCTCCAGCGACGAGACGGCCGAGTCCGAGTGGACGCCGGCCCCCGCCCGGACGCCGAGATCGAGCAGTTTCGGGATCCAGGTCTCCGCGAGCCACTGCTTGTCCTCGTCCCTGTGCGCCATGAACGCCGCCGTGTTCACGACGTAGCGGTCGATATCCTCCGCTTCGATGATCTCCGCCCACCTGAGCGCGGCCTCCCGAAGCTCCTCGCCCGTGACGAACCGTTCGTACGTGAAGACCGGGATGCCGAGCTCCGACTCCAGTTCCACGGTGTAGTCGTCCGTCCGTTCGACTATCTCTGTTGTCATATATCGCGATCGTTCCCCACGACACTTGTAACTATTCAGCCGCGGCTATCAGATCAGACACGCCGAGAGGAACCCGTCGCCGCCGAATCGCCGGACGAACTCAGTCGTCGGACTGCAGCCGCTCGGTCGTCTGAACGAGCGGATGGTGTGCGTAGTCGACGACCTCGATGTCGTCGATCCGCTCTAGGTTCT containing:
- a CDS encoding DUF7344 domain-containing protein, encoding MVGPQEADETANTVFEILSHQRRRYALECLREYENPLPLADLADEVAVREYDASLPEISAETVKRVYLSLYHTHVPKLAAAEYVRYSQDRDTVTLRVHSEQAEHLRAQLESSRPVTN
- a CDS encoding methylmalonyl-CoA mutase family protein; this translates as MYDEEDLESIREATDEWERETLEPALDVHGERSERFATVSNHEVDRLYTPDDVADLDYLEDLGFPGEEPYTRGPYPTMYRGRTWTMRQFAGFGTAEETNERFHYLIDEGQTGLSTAFDMPSLMGLDSDDPMSEGEIGREGVAVDTLRDMEILFDGIDLAEISTSFTINPSAPVIYAMYVALADQRGVPREELRGTLQNDMFKEFIAQKEWVIPPEPSLDLVTDVVEFSTEETPKFHPISVSGYHIREAGSTAVQELAFTLADGFAYVEDAMERGLDVDAFAPRLSFFFNCHNSFFEEIAKYRAARRIYSRVMDDWYDAEADESKRLKFHTQTAGQSLTAQQPLNNVVRVTIQALAGVLGGTQSLHTNSFDEALALPSEKAVRVALRTQQIIAEESGAADIVDPMGGSFAVEALTDETEQRAMRYLEEIREMGDGSVRDGILKGIEDGYFLREIQDASYEYQERVERGEEVVVGVNKYTLEEDTSPDTLKIDETTAERQLARLEDVKADRDDAAVEEALENLREASERGENTMPYIVDAVKAYATMGEIMQVFEDQHGAYSEEIGLA